The sequence TCTCTTTTGAAAATGCTTATTGAGTTATCTTCGAATGCCGAGGCAAATACCTGAGTACCGTCCGGAGATACCGTTACTCCCACGGCTCCACTTAGCCCATATTCCTCTCCACCGAGTAACTTGTCGTAACTGGTAAACATTTGCCTTAGCTGGGCCTTACCACCATCGCCAAGATCAAATACGCTCAGGCTATTACTCTTATAACCCGTCACCAAAAGTTGTCGCGGCTCAGTCGTTATAGCCACATCCCATGCACCTAGCAACCCGAGAGTATCCAGATCTCCAATGGGTCGCTCATCTTTAAATATTCTCTCAGAGCTAAGGCCATCGTAGAGTAATTGATGAAAAGACCAGATATGATCCTCTCCCCTCTTTAATACCAGTAAAGCGCTGCCATAGAAACTAACGATATAGGCATATTGTCCGTCACCAGAAAGCACCAAATTAGAGGCCCCGGCCAAGACATCCATTTCACTACTCAAGTTATCTAAGCTCAGATCTCCACTGCGAATGACTTGCCTTAAGGTTGGCTTGAACGACTCATCCAGGTCAAAAACAGCCACAGAATCATCATCGCCACTTGCGATTAACAGCTGAGTCTCATCCGGTGTTATAACCGCAGCATGGGCATTATCTAAGCCTTCAACCCCACCTTCACCTTGTCTGAGTATATGGACTGGGATCAATCTGATTTCCATGGAGCTTTGATCTTTATTCGAAACATCATGAGTGATAGCACTACATGCCGATAGCATGAGGAAAATTGTGATCTGGAGCAGTTGTTGATTGGACATCTATTTAATCTTAATCGGGCTCTGAACTTGGGTATTAACGCTAAGGGTAAATATATCTGGTCTCGAATAATGCCCCACCACATCTAATGCCCGCTTTGAGATTGCCGCTAATTTAATATCTATCTCGGCGTAGAGTATGCCCTTCTCTTTTCTAAGAGGGCCAGCAACTATCTCACCACCAGGGGCGACAACCACTGAATCTCCCGGATTTATCCATTCATCACTGTCTGGGTACAAGTTATCTTTATCAGGAAAATCATCAGGAAGATCTCTGTGTTCCAATACCACGCCACAACAGATAACCCAACAGCGTCCCTCCCGCGCTATGTGCTGCATGGTGCCTA is a genomic window of Shewanella psychrophila containing:
- a CDS encoding beta-propeller fold lactonase family protein; protein product: MSNQQLLQITIFLMLSACSAITHDVSNKDQSSMEIRLIPVHILRQGEGGVEGLDNAHAAVITPDETQLLIASGDDDSVAVFDLDESFKPTLRQVIRSGDLSLDNLSSEMDVLAGASNLVLSGDGQYAYIVSFYGSALLVLKRGEDHIWSFHQLLYDGLSSERIFKDERPIGDLDTLGLLGAWDVAITTEPRQLLVTGYKSNSLSVFDLGDGGKAQLRQMFTSYDKLLGGEEYGLSGAVGVTVSPDGTQVFASAFEDNSISIFKREVSGNLVWKQTISQRKQGLDALVNPQSLLVSKDNAWLYVACSGTGSLMVFKRENTGEYQHVQTLTQTVDLGADSSAGSSSELGSSLALAGAGNLALTSDGNHLFVTAEEDGALNYFIRESKGHLVFKHSLQTSDSSEEQDKLSELTGVSSVLVTPSDDFVILTLGEGNALIIYRIVKVGVY